From a region of the Helicobacter hepaticus ATCC 51449 genome:
- a CDS encoding class II 3-deoxy-7-phosphoheptulonate synthase translates to MQWHAKSWRNKPIKQHPIYKNQQLLESVEMQLKSYPPLVFAGEARALQERLAQVCKGEAFLLQGGDCAESFSQFNAINIRDLFKVIIQMGAILTFGASCPIVKVGRIAGQFAKPRSSDIESNGDIELPSYRGDMINGMEFTQQAREHDPNRLIQAYNQSAATLNLLRAFAQGGFADLNQVHKWNLGFVKNNTFGQKYEELASRITQALEFMKACGIDSEHSPTLRETEFYTSHEALVLHYEEQLCRQDSLTGDWYDCSAHMLWIGERTRGLDEAHIEFLRGVNNPVGVKIGPNATKEDIMGICDKLNPLNQSGRLNLIVRMGAEKIKSNLPQLLDSINPEGREILWSCDPMHGNTIKANNGYKTRVFDSVLDEVKSFFEIHKAYGSYAGGVHLEMTGADVTECIGGSQAITEEGLACNYNTQCDPRLNATQALEMAFLIADMIKNRS, encoded by the coding sequence AATCTGTTGAAATGCAGCTTAAATCTTATCCACCACTTGTTTTTGCAGGTGAAGCGCGTGCATTACAAGAACGCTTAGCTCAAGTATGCAAAGGAGAAGCATTTTTATTACAAGGTGGAGATTGTGCAGAGAGTTTTTCACAATTTAATGCCATTAATATTCGCGATTTATTTAAAGTCATTATTCAAATGGGTGCAATCCTTACCTTTGGTGCTTCGTGTCCAATCGTTAAAGTCGGGCGTATTGCAGGACAATTTGCCAAACCTCGCTCAAGTGATATAGAATCAAATGGAGATATTGAACTCCCAAGTTACCGCGGTGATATGATTAATGGTATGGAATTCACACAACAAGCGCGTGAGCACGACCCAAATCGCCTTATTCAAGCTTATAATCAAAGTGCAGCCACACTCAATCTTTTGCGTGCATTTGCACAAGGAGGCTTCGCAGACCTCAATCAGGTGCATAAATGGAATCTTGGTTTTGTTAAGAATAATACATTTGGGCAAAAATATGAAGAACTCGCCTCTCGTATAACTCAAGCTCTTGAATTTATGAAAGCCTGTGGCATTGATTCTGAACATTCTCCTACATTGCGCGAGACAGAATTTTATACCTCACACGAGGCTCTTGTGCTTCATTATGAAGAACAACTTTGCCGACAAGATTCTCTTACGGGAGATTGGTATGATTGTTCGGCACATATGTTATGGATTGGTGAGCGCACAAGAGGACTTGATGAAGCACACATCGAATTCTTGCGTGGTGTAAATAATCCTGTGGGTGTAAAAATTGGACCAAATGCCACAAAAGAAGATATTATGGGTATTTGCGATAAACTTAATCCGCTTAATCAAAGTGGCAGACTTAATCTCATTGTGCGAATGGGGGCTGAAAAAATCAAAAGTAATCTGCCTCAATTATTAGATTCTATCAATCCAGAAGGACGTGAGATTTTGTGGAGTTGCGACCCTATGCACGGCAATACAATCAAGGCAAATAATGGTTACAAAACGCGTGTATTTGATAGTGTGCTTGATGAAGTTAAAAGCTTTTTTGAAATCCATAAAGCCTATGGAAGCTATGCTGGAGGGGTACATTTAGAAATGACAGGAGCAGATGTAACAGAGTGTATTGGCGGTTCACAAGCAATTACCGAAGAAGGTTTAGCCTGTAATTATAACACGCAATGTGATCCACGACTTAATGCTACTCAAGCTCTTGAAATGGCTTTTCTTATTGCAGATATGATTAAAAATCGCTCATAA
- a CDS encoding DUF485 domain-containing protein: protein MKLSENQQKAVVKFRNFIAFRNKISLILSLVVLVCYYVFVIGVGLFPEVLGYRLGPSSITLGIILGIFLIALCIIATGLYTFLANTYFDKDQNEVLEQLEKNGVLEALKSGEIHYKEQAAETEKEEK, encoded by the coding sequence ATGAAGCTATCTGAAAATCAGCAAAAGGCAGTTGTAAAGTTTAGAAATTTTATTGCTTTTAGAAATAAAATTTCACTTATCTTATCACTTGTTGTTTTGGTTTGTTATTATGTATTTGTAATAGGTGTGGGGCTTTTCCCCGAAGTATTGGGCTATCGTTTAGGTCCTAGCTCTATTACACTTGGTATTATACTAGGAATTTTTCTTATTGCGCTTTGTATTATTGCCACAGGGCTTTATACATTTTTGGCAAATACTTATTTTGATAAAGACCAAAATGAAGTGCTTGAGCAATTAGAAAAAAATGGTGTGCTTGAAGCACTTAAAAGTGGCGAGATTCACTATAAAGAGCAAGCAGCTGAAACAGAAAAGGAGGAAAAGTAA
- the uvrB gene encoding excinuclease ABC subunit UvrB, giving the protein MGKFILDSQFAPAGDQPQAIQKITQFIHNGAQYSTLVGVTGSGKTYTMANIIANLNIPTLIMTHNKTLAAQLYSEFRGFFPKNHVEYFISHFDYYQPEAYIPRRDLFIEKDSSINEDLERLRLSATTSLLAYDDIIVIASVSANYGLGNPAEYLTMIHKFEIGQEEAQKTLLLKLVDMGYTRNDTIFERGNFRVNGEVIDIFPAYNEKEFIRIEFFGDEIERIGVFDALERTALTQLESFVLYAANQFIVGAQRLQSAIKNIEVELENRLEEFVSQDKQIEYQRLKTRTEFDLEMIKESGICKGIENYARHLTGKKAGETPYSLLDYFEQKGKPYLLIVDESHVSLPQFGGMYAGDRSRKEVLVEYGFRLPSALDNRPLRFDEFINKAPHFLFVSATPAQKELELSQEHIAEQIIRPTGLLDPLYEVRDADNAVLDLYDEIKARIAKNQRVLITTLTKKMAEELSKYYAELGIKVRYMHSDIDAIERNHLIRALRLGEFDVLIGINLLREGLDLPEVSLIAIMDADKEGFLRSETSLIQTMGRAARNVEGKVILYAKKITGSMQRAFEVTDYRRTKQEEFNRIHNITPKSVQRNVEQELKIESSGLSRLYEKASKKIPKSERESIIKELNIKMHQAAKALEFEEAARLRDEIARIRTM; this is encoded by the coding sequence ATGGGAAAATTTATCTTAGATTCTCAATTTGCGCCCGCAGGAGACCAGCCCCAAGCTATCCAAAAAATCACACAATTTATTCATAATGGCGCACAATACTCTACTCTTGTAGGTGTTACGGGCAGTGGCAAAACTTACACAATGGCAAATATTATCGCTAACCTTAATATCCCCACACTCATTATGACACATAATAAAACTCTTGCTGCGCAGCTTTATAGCGAATTTCGTGGATTTTTTCCTAAAAATCACGTGGAATACTTCATCTCGCATTTTGATTATTACCAACCAGAAGCATATATACCGCGCCGTGATTTGTTTATTGAAAAAGATTCTAGTATTAATGAAGATTTGGAACGATTGCGTCTATCGGCTACAACCTCACTTTTAGCTTATGATGATATTATTGTCATAGCAAGTGTATCGGCAAATTACGGCTTAGGAAACCCTGCCGAATATCTCACAATGATTCACAAATTTGAAATCGGACAAGAAGAAGCTCAAAAAACACTTCTTTTAAAACTCGTAGATATGGGTTATACACGCAATGACACCATTTTTGAACGTGGAAACTTCCGCGTAAACGGAGAAGTCATTGATATTTTTCCTGCATACAATGAAAAAGAGTTTATTCGCATTGAGTTTTTTGGCGATGAAATTGAACGCATTGGCGTATTTGATGCATTAGAGCGCACCGCTCTTACACAATTAGAATCTTTTGTCCTCTATGCAGCAAATCAGTTTATTGTAGGGGCACAAAGACTTCAGAGTGCAATTAAAAATATAGAAGTTGAACTTGAAAATCGCCTTGAAGAATTTGTTTCCCAAGATAAACAAATTGAATATCAACGACTTAAAACCCGCACAGAGTTTGATTTGGAAATGATAAAAGAATCAGGAATTTGCAAAGGGATTGAAAATTATGCACGCCATCTCACAGGCAAAAAAGCAGGTGAAACGCCTTATTCGCTCCTTGATTATTTTGAACAAAAAGGCAAACCTTATCTTCTTATCGTTGATGAATCACACGTAAGTTTGCCACAATTTGGAGGTATGTATGCAGGGGATAGGAGTCGTAAAGAAGTGCTTGTAGAGTATGGTTTCCGTTTGCCAAGCGCGCTTGATAATCGTCCTTTACGCTTTGATGAATTTATCAATAAAGCGCCTCATTTTCTCTTTGTCTCTGCAACTCCTGCTCAAAAAGAATTAGAACTTAGCCAAGAACATATTGCCGAGCAGATTATCCGCCCCACAGGATTGCTTGACCCGCTCTATGAAGTGCGAGATGCTGATAATGCCGTGCTTGATTTATATGATGAGATAAAAGCAAGAATTGCCAAAAATCAACGAGTGCTCATTACCACACTTACAAAAAAAATGGCAGAGGAGTTAAGCAAATATTATGCTGAACTTGGCATTAAGGTGCGCTATATGCACAGCGATATTGACGCGATTGAACGTAATCATTTAATACGCGCTCTAAGGCTTGGAGAATTTGATGTGCTTATAGGTATAAATCTCTTGCGTGAAGGACTTGACTTACCTGAAGTGAGCCTTATTGCCATTATGGACGCAGATAAAGAGGGATTCTTGCGCTCTGAAACAAGTCTCATACAAACAATGGGTAGAGCTGCACGCAATGTAGAGGGAAAAGTAATTTTGTATGCAAAAAAGATTACAGGTTCAATGCAAAGAGCCTTTGAAGTTACTGATTATCGCCGCACTAAGCAAGAAGAATTTAATCGCATTCATAACATTACGCCCAAATCTGTGCAAAGGAATGTAGAGCAAGAGCTTAAAATAGAATCTAGTGGCTTAAGTAGGCTTTATGAAAAAGCAAGCAAAAAAATTCCAAAAAGTGAGCGCGAAAGTATCATTAAAGAGCTCAATATTAAAATGCACCAAGCAGCTAAAGCACTTGAGTTTGAAGAGGCGGCAAGATTAAGAGATGAAATTGCTAGAATCCGCACTATGTAG
- the rsmD gene encoding 16S rRNA (guanine(966)-N(2))-methyltransferase RsmD → MGVVKFHIQAGILKHLPLIWNNQESTRPTKSIVRESFFNTMSINIVECVFVEAFGGCGSMGIEALSRGASEAIFYEIDKRAYNILLQNLAFAQKRASGLKFYAYNTDFFTQSFQRWITTKENVILYFDPPFCIREGMGDIYERLLTMVENLGQCSVNFIVFEHWSGYNMPSIVGEYILLKTRQFGKSSLTYYTLKD, encoded by the coding sequence ATGGGCGTTGTAAAATTTCATATTCAAGCAGGCATACTTAAACATCTCCCTTTAATATGGAATAATCAAGAAAGCACGCGCCCAACGAAATCTATTGTGCGAGAATCTTTTTTTAACACAATGAGCATAAATATTGTAGAGTGTGTATTTGTTGAAGCATTTGGTGGTTGTGGTTCGATGGGAATTGAAGCACTTTCTCGCGGAGCAAGTGAAGCAATATTTTATGAGATAGACAAAAGAGCATATAATATTTTGTTGCAAAATCTTGCATTTGCACAAAAAAGAGCATCAGGGCTAAAATTTTATGCTTACAATACCGATTTTTTTACACAAAGTTTTCAAAGATGGATTACTACAAAAGAAAATGTGATTTTATATTTTGACCCACCCTTTTGCATTAGGGAAGGTATGGGAGATATTTATGAACGTCTTTTGACAATGGTAGAAAATCTTGGACAATGTAGTGTGAATTTTATTGTTTTTGAACATTGGAGTGGGTATAATATGCCTTCCATTGTTGGGGAATATATACTGCTTAAGACTCGTCAATTTGGTAAAAGCAGCCTCACTTATTACACATTAAAGGATTAA
- a CDS encoding primosomal protein N' produces the protein MNYYLIAPIGLKSPPLVYECEEECAKESICSIVVRGKSYLGVILQSLDKPSFECKIAHKITNCFLPHQILLASFIAQYYCVGLGESYGLFVPQESKSEESANKNLAELTFELKTLSREQNEALKFLLSHTNPLLFGDTGSGKTEIYIHLIAHTLAQAKNTLFLMPEIALTPQIESRLREVFGDAVGIWHSKVTPAQKRKLLLALHSGTIRIIAGARSALFLPIRELGLVIVDEEHDDAYKSQSTPYYNARDMALYLGSKTNIKVVLGSATPSVVSYYNAIKQDSVYRLRGRYFTSHKSIYIVSQNPQMTIETESTPIDEGLVAKIKEKLEHNEQAIVFIPTRAHYKMLVCSECGSGIECAFCSVNMSLHLDKNALICHYCHWSSPIPTLCPKCKSESLHSHRIGTAQVAQALQKALPNAKITLFDRDNITTHTKLKTILQKFNDGDIDVLVGTQMLSKGHDYHRVNLAIILGIDYVLKGSDYRCNERAISLLHQIAGRSGRKYDGEVYVQSANSIFLEQFLRDYEDFLHYELRNRPHLYPPYQRLATLTFSHKIESKALNAMQNVREILLKRGLGEVEIVGDSKALVERLYNKYRFILLLRSPSARALLELLHYLNAHTHQDLGRMYEIDVDPLNIV, from the coding sequence GTGAATTATTACCTTATAGCTCCGATTGGACTAAAATCCCCGCCGCTTGTTTATGAGTGTGAAGAGGAATGTGCCAAAGAGAGTATCTGTTCTATTGTTGTGCGCGGTAAATCCTATCTTGGTGTAATATTGCAATCGCTTGATAAACCTTCTTTTGAATGTAAAATTGCGCATAAGATTACAAATTGTTTTTTGCCCCATCAGATACTTTTAGCTTCATTTATTGCACAATATTATTGTGTGGGATTAGGGGAAAGCTATGGGCTTTTTGTCCCTCAAGAAAGCAAGAGCGAAGAGAGCGCAAATAAGAATCTCGCAGAGCTAACATTTGAGCTTAAAACTTTAAGCCGGGAGCAAAATGAAGCTCTCAAATTTTTGTTATCTCACACTAATCCTTTGCTTTTTGGTGACACAGGAAGTGGAAAGACAGAAATATACATTCATCTTATTGCTCACACACTTGCTCAAGCTAAAAACACACTTTTTTTAATGCCAGAAATCGCTCTTACACCACAGATAGAATCCCGCCTTAGAGAAGTATTTGGTGATGCAGTAGGAATTTGGCATAGCAAAGTTACTCCAGCACAAAAAAGAAAACTTCTTTTGGCTTTGCATAGTGGCACGATACGCATAATTGCAGGAGCAAGAAGCGCATTATTTTTGCCTATAAGAGAGCTTGGGCTTGTTATTGTTGATGAAGAACACGATGACGCTTATAAATCCCAAAGCACACCATATTATAATGCACGTGATATGGCACTTTATCTCGGGAGCAAAACAAATATCAAAGTTGTTTTAGGTTCGGCAACACCAAGTGTAGTCAGCTACTATAATGCAATTAAGCAAGACAGCGTATATCGCTTGAGGGGGCGATATTTTACTTCGCATAAATCTATTTATATAGTAAGCCAAAATCCGCAAATGACAATAGAAACAGAATCTACACCCATTGATGAAGGGCTTGTAGCAAAAATCAAAGAAAAACTTGAGCATAATGAACAAGCCATTGTATTTATCCCTACGCGTGCACATTATAAGATGCTGGTATGTAGTGAATGTGGAAGTGGTATAGAGTGTGCATTTTGTTCGGTAAATATGTCCTTACATCTTGATAAGAATGCACTTATTTGCCATTATTGTCATTGGAGTTCACCTATTCCTACATTATGTCCTAAGTGTAAGAGTGAGAGTTTGCACTCTCATCGTATTGGCACTGCTCAAGTTGCACAAGCCTTACAAAAAGCACTTCCAAACGCAAAAATTACACTTTTTGATAGGGATAATATCACCACACACACAAAACTTAAAACGATACTTCAAAAGTTTAATGATGGTGACATTGATGTGCTTGTTGGCACACAAATGTTAAGTAAAGGGCACGATTATCATCGTGTGAATCTTGCGATAATATTAGGTATTGATTATGTGCTCAAAGGAAGTGATTATCGCTGCAATGAGCGAGCAATAAGTTTGTTACATCAAATTGCAGGGCGTAGTGGGCGTAAATACGATGGCGAAGTGTATGTTCAAAGTGCTAATAGTATATTTTTAGAGCAATTTTTGAGAGATTATGAGGATTTTTTACATTATGAATTGCGCAACCGCCCTCATCTCTATCCGCCTTATCAGAGATTAGCTACTCTTACTTTTTCACACAAGATAGAATCCAAAGCTCTTAATGCTATGCAAAATGTGCGTGAAATACTTTTAAAACGCGGTTTAGGAGAGGTAGAGATTGTGGGGGATTCTAAGGCATTGGTAGAGCGACTCTATAATAAGTATCGTTTTATATTATTGCTTCGCTCACCTTCTGCACGAGCACTTTTAGAGTTATTGCATTATCTTAATGCTCATACTCATCAAGATTTAGGGCGTATGTATGAAATTGATGTAGACCCTTTAAATATAGTATAG
- the fliL gene encoding flagellar basal body-associated protein FliL — MAEEEKAAESGGDKKSKAILFVIIGIVVVLLLLVGVVVLMMTGGGHDEEEHEQKPAEVAQTQTSAPSQQAAKIIVGNTVSVRSTDKFAPGLIYPAEGPLPFTVNLMTQTGKRYLKTSVQFELDKDEIKANATKAELDKKLPMVQDTIIEILSSKSIEDVATVKGKNRVKDEIVKRINEFLIDGQVSDIFFVEFVVS, encoded by the coding sequence ATGGCAGAAGAAGAAAAAGCAGCAGAAAGTGGCGGAGATAAAAAAAGCAAAGCAATTTTATTTGTTATTATTGGCATTGTGGTAGTGCTTCTTCTATTAGTAGGTGTTGTAGTGCTAATGATGACAGGCGGAGGACACGATGAGGAAGAACACGAACAAAAACCTGCAGAGGTTGCCCAGACTCAAACTAGTGCGCCTTCACAACAGGCTGCTAAAATCATTGTAGGCAATACGGTTTCAGTGCGTAGCACAGATAAATTTGCTCCGGGATTGATTTATCCTGCAGAGGGTCCTCTCCCTTTTACGGTGAATTTAATGACGCAAACAGGCAAACGTTATCTCAAAACAAGCGTGCAATTTGAGCTTGATAAAGATGAGATAAAAGCAAATGCTACTAAGGCAGAGTTGGACAAAAAACTGCCTATGGTGCAAGATACCATTATTGAGATTCTCTCTTCAAAATCTATTGAAGATGTTGCTACAGTAAAAGGAAAAAATCGTGTCAAAGATGAGATTGTAAAACGTATTAATGAATTTTTGATTGATGGACAAGTGAGTGATATCTTTTTTGTTGAATTTGTGGTGAGTTAG
- the acpS gene encoding holo-ACP synthase — MIGIDIISIARMQKFIEKFDRGALERFLCEKEIALCMNTNKSINIPRAAGFWAAKEACSKALGVGIGSKLNFLDMHISKSSTNAPSIHLASEKINDFNVTNIALSISHDGGFAIAVVVVI, encoded by the coding sequence TTGATAGGGATTGATATTATTAGTATTGCTCGTATGCAGAAATTTATAGAGAAGTTTGACAGAGGTGCATTGGAGCGTTTTCTTTGTGAAAAAGAGATAGCTCTTTGTATGAATACCAATAAATCTATAAATATTCCTCGTGCAGCTGGATTCTGGGCGGCAAAAGAAGCGTGTTCTAAGGCATTAGGTGTAGGTATAGGGAGTAAGCTAAACTTTTTAGATATGCACATAAGCAAGAGTAGTACAAACGCACCCAGCATTCATCTTGCATCTGAAAAAATAAATGATTTTAATGTAACAAATATTGCACTAAGCATCAGCCACGATGGGGGATTTGCCATTGCTGTGGTAGTCGTCATTTAG
- a CDS encoding cation acetate symporter, whose translation MKSLFFSLSLLSVNSLFGASIDFGGAKSDINPIAIGMFLAFVLATLFITYLSNKKSQSASGFYTAGGNITGMQNGVAIAGDYMSAASFLGITALVFTNGFDGLIYSIGFLAGWPIILFLIAEKFRNLGKFTFADITAYRLDAKPIRIISAISALSVIVFYLIAQMVGAGQLIQVLFGLPYSVAVVLVGILMICYVVFGGMHATTWVQIIKAVLLLAGASFMAIMILYLTKFDLSYYFSQAVSHHPKGESIMSPGGFLPDSISAVSLGLALMFGTAGLPHILMRFFTVKDAKEARKSVFYATGLIGYFYILTFIIGFGAIALLLGNPDYTDANGAYNGVTNMVAVNLASVLGGDFFYGFICAVAFATILAVVSGLAITGAGAISHDLFVNVCKNGQCDPALEMRVTKIATICIGICAIALGIVFEKQNVAFTVGLAFAIAASVNFPILLLCIYWKNLTTKGAFWGGLIGLIVVLTLVILSPSIWVKSFGFESAIFPYDHPAIFTMPLTFILIFIISKLDNSKRAQIDRAGFEAQDFRAQSGIGASEAVAH comes from the coding sequence ATGAAAAGTTTATTTTTTAGCTTAAGCTTATTAAGTGTAAATTCGCTTTTTGGTGCATCTATTGATTTTGGTGGTGCAAAATCAGACATTAATCCAATAGCGATAGGTATGTTTTTAGCCTTTGTGCTTGCAACTTTATTTATTACTTATCTTTCTAACAAAAAGAGTCAATCTGCAAGTGGTTTTTATACTGCAGGGGGTAATATCACTGGTATGCAAAATGGTGTAGCTATTGCTGGAGATTATATGAGTGCAGCGAGCTTTTTAGGTATTACTGCGCTTGTATTTACAAATGGCTTTGATGGACTTATTTATTCCATAGGATTTTTAGCTGGGTGGCCTATCATTTTGTTTTTGATTGCTGAAAAATTTAGAAATTTGGGTAAATTCACTTTTGCTGACATTACTGCCTATCGTTTAGATGCAAAGCCTATTCGTATTATTTCTGCTATTTCTGCTTTGAGCGTTATAGTGTTTTATCTCATTGCACAAATGGTTGGTGCAGGACAGCTTATACAGGTGCTTTTTGGTTTACCTTATAGTGTAGCAGTGGTGCTTGTGGGAATCTTAATGATTTGCTATGTCGTTTTTGGTGGAATGCACGCTACAACTTGGGTGCAAATTATTAAAGCAGTGTTGCTTTTAGCAGGTGCAAGTTTTATGGCAATTATGATTTTGTATTTGACAAAATTTGACTTAAGCTACTACTTCTCACAGGCGGTTTCACATCACCCTAAAGGAGAATCTATTATGTCGCCTGGAGGTTTTTTACCTGATAGTATTTCTGCAGTATCGCTTGGGTTAGCTCTTATGTTTGGAACAGCAGGATTGCCTCATATTTTAATGAGATTTTTCACGGTAAAAGATGCCAAAGAAGCTCGTAAATCTGTATTTTATGCAACAGGGTTAATTGGATATTTTTATATTCTAACTTTCATCATTGGTTTTGGTGCAATTGCACTTTTACTTGGGAATCCAGATTATACAGATGCAAATGGTGCTTATAATGGTGTTACAAATATGGTTGCTGTAAATCTTGCTTCTGTGCTTGGCGGAGATTTCTTCTATGGCTTTATTTGTGCGGTGGCATTTGCTACAATTTTGGCAGTTGTTTCTGGATTGGCAATTACAGGTGCAGGTGCAATCAGCCACGATTTGTTTGTCAATGTTTGTAAAAATGGACAATGTGATCCTGCACTTGAAATGAGAGTAACTAAAATCGCTACAATTTGTATTGGAATATGTGCAATTGCACTTGGCATTGTATTTGAAAAGCAAAATGTTGCTTTCACCGTTGGATTAGCTTTTGCGATTGCTGCAAGCGTGAATTTTCCTATTTTGCTTTTGTGTATTTATTGGAAAAACCTCACCACAAAGGGTGCATTTTGGGGCGGACTTATAGGGCTTATAGTGGTGCTTACACTTGTAATTTTAAGTCCTAGTATTTGGGTGAAAAGCTTTGGTTTTGAAAGTGCGATTTTCCCTTATGATCACCCTGCGATTTTTACTATGCCACTTACCTTTATCCTTATTTTTATTATTTCAAAGTTGGATAATTCTAAACGAGCACAAATTGATAGAGCAGGTTTTGAAGCACAGGATTTCCGTGCGCAAAGCGGTATAGGAGCAAGTGAGGCTGTAGCACATTAA
- a CDS encoding peroxiredoxin, which yields MLVTKPAPDFTAEAIKADGTFEDSFNLYKNIGKNGAVVFFWPKDFTFVCPSEIIAFDKRVKDFEARGVKVIGVSIDSKEVHFAWRNVPVNQGGIGAVTFPMVSDITKQISRDYDVLFNGAVALRGSFLIDKNKVVRHAVINDLPLGRNVDEMIRMVDAMLFVEEHGEVCPAGWNKGDEGMKANAKGVAEYLAKNADKL from the coding sequence ATGTTAGTTACAAAACCAGCACCAGATTTTACAGCGGAGGCGATTAAAGCAGATGGAACTTTTGAGGATAGTTTTAACCTCTACAAAAACATCGGTAAGAATGGTGCAGTTGTATTTTTTTGGCCTAAGGATTTTACTTTTGTATGTCCTAGTGAGATTATTGCTTTTGACAAACGCGTGAAAGATTTTGAAGCACGCGGTGTAAAAGTGATTGGAGTATCTATTGATTCTAAAGAAGTGCATTTTGCGTGGAGAAATGTGCCTGTAAATCAAGGAGGGATTGGCGCAGTAACATTCCCTATGGTATCTGATATTACAAAACAAATCTCTCGTGATTATGATGTGCTTTTTAATGGTGCAGTTGCACTTCGCGGTAGCTTCCTTATTGATAAAAATAAAGTAGTTCGCCACGCAGTCATTAATGACCTTCCACTTGGACGTAATGTTGATGAAATGATTCGTATGGTAGATGCGATGTTGTTTGTTGAAGAGCACGGCGAAGTATGTCCTGCAGGCTGGAATAAAGGTGATGAGGGTATGAAAGCTAATGCTAAAGGTGTAGCAGAATACCTTGCTAAAAATGCTGATAAGCTCTAA